The Misgurnus anguillicaudatus chromosome 23, ASM2758022v2, whole genome shotgun sequence sequence ttttcactaggagcacagtggcccccaactgaaaattttagtggcgcaaccagaaaatttaggtgcacataccgtaaatcaacatgctaaccaaatattcacatttctactaagtaATAcaatgtattactaataaatactttgatgatagatgcagaaagtgtgctgttttaaattcagtgtcacatcacaaaaaaaggtcaaatttaccggtgccaccatttggtggcagtctggagccctgagtAATGTTTAATTTGTTCATATATCCAGTGAGGAAAGGATACGTCTAGCAGGTCGATAATATGATAACATGTTTCTCTACTGAAACCATCAGACTTGATATCAGTTCCTTtgtgaaaacaatataaaatgttACTGTGAGATAACAAGTGATGTGAGAATACTTAAGTTAGCTTGAATGTGAATTTTCTTACTTTTAGAGACAAAGTTGTTCAGCATCTGCTGTAGCTCCTTCACAGACACCTCTGAGTCCTGAATAGAAAAGACAAAATTACACCTCAACATTACTGTCATCAACACTGTACATCCTACTGCACAGGCAAATAAAGgatcaaaaaataaaatataactcaCATTTCCAGCAAACTGCACAAAAAGCTGTTTATAATTTGTGTCCACATCATTGTCAGTAATGCGATCctgagagaaataaaatgatattAGATATTATAGataatgtatgtattttaacCAATAATTTGGTTTGTTTAATTCAGAAAAAATAGAAAAGAGTATGAATTCATATATTTATGTGAATAGTTTGCTTACAAGGTTAAGTACTTAAGTCCagtgttaaatgtacactgcTGGTGTATATATGGGTATTACCAGGTCTCAAAGTAAaatcttttgtttaaaattgttgTAAATCAATGATATCTTGTCACACTAGAGGAAAATTACATGCCAACTACCCATGTTCCTTCCTTACAcactatttttaatttatagatTAATTTACCTTTTTAATATTTGCAGTGATATTATCATCCATTGGGCTGCACGGAAAAGAGACAAGAGAAACATATCCATCATGCATTTGTAAGCAATAATTAAAATTTGGGACTTTGGGTTTTAAGTTGAAGTCAAGTTCATGTATAAGATCAGATATTGATGTTATTGTGAGGCAGGCCCTGTGCTACAAGTATGCAAAAGAGGGCATTGCACTCTCAGATCTGAATTGTGCCCCCCATTTTTGGTATTCATTGCAAGGTTTAAAAATTGGGCTTTACAAAAAGATAACTATAATTGAAACTGTATTATGTAACTGAAATAAACTAAAGAAAATTCCTTTAGCTTTCgttattttctctttattttataCGCAACAGGACTATGTTTCTACAGCTGGTTAATGAGATGTAGATGAATAATTGCACTAAAAAATTATTGGACAGGAAAggataaacatgcattttatgtTGGCTGGATAACAATTTCTACTGGCTGTCTGTCAAGCTGTGTGCGTCTTATTTAACGCAGCTCAGTGTGTAAGGTTAATAATATGCCCTATGTGGAACAGACAAGGGGACTAGTAACACCATGTGGTGTAAAACTAGACACAATTTTTACgctaagaaaaataaatacaatatctGTAgtctttacactgcaaaaaatgactttcttacttagtatttttgtcatgtcttcagtagaaatatctaaaaattcttaaattaagaagctttttcttgatgagcaaaatgacctaagtaaataagtctagttttaagacaaataatatacaatttaagtgaaattgtccttaaaacaagcaaaattatctgccaaagGGGTGAGAAAATAAATTGTGAAATACGTTTtcgtttttcttaaacacttcattcaagtaaaattttctcaccccattggcagatatttttgcttgttttaagcacaaattcacttaaattgtatattttttgtctaaaaactagtattattttctaaggtcatttttctcatcaagaaaatacatcttgatttaagaatttttagatatttctgctgaaaacaagacaaaaatactaagtaagaaagtcattttttgcagtgtaagaagTAAACCACCAAGTAAACTGAAAAATCTCtcataatttattcaccctcacAAATGCTACCCCAAATGTAAATTACGTCCTTTCTTTAGTTAAACAAAACCAAATAACTAATGTTATCTTACATAGCACCTAAAATGGTGAAGTAATCCAAATGACCTCAGTGGTTTATTCAATGTTTTTGCTTCAAAAGACACatcatttggattactttaatgatgaATGGGTGTGATTTTTTGAGCTTCACCTTTTTAAGTACAATATAAGAACATAACAAGAGCGCATAGAGTATACaataatttgtttgttttcaaaTGAAGTACAGTAAGTCATATACATCTTGGATgaaatgagggtgagtaaaccaTGAGAGAATTAGCTTTAGCACACGCACCAATTGAAACAAACACTTGGCAgtatcataaaaaaaacattttagacaaacCTGGCAGCCGCCTTTTTCTCTGTAAACACACGCAGTATAAAACTTCCTTGGCGATTGGGCTCAAAAGTGGAGGGAATGATGACATATTCTCCAGGAGGCAACTTAAAGCGCCCGCTTATCTCTCGCATGCTGATGAACTTGTTGCTGCCTGGAAGCGGACTTCTACGCAGCAGCACATCCGAGCCAAGATGAACATTACTGCGACCCTTGTactgaaaaaacatatatagccacaaacacacacacacatatgtgaGATGTCAAGTTGGATTACATCTTCAAACTTGGAAAAAAGATCCAGATACCctaatttagaaaaaaatagcGCATGTACACACCTCATCTGGAACCTGAAACACACATACGACAGGATATTACTTTTCTGATATTAAAAGTCATATACAAGGTAGTTTACATATCTTACCAATAATTTTATCAGTAATGTTGTCAATAAAACTAGTTTCAGTGTTAATATCTGTATAGTATTGCTGGCTGAATGTAACCAATGTTGGGTTACCTCATAGATGGCAAAACCAATGGTATTCAGGGCTCGTCCAATGCGTCTATCTTTGCGCCCATCTTTCTGCATCAGTCCCACCAGCAAAGTGCAACCATCTTCTCCATCATAAGGGTCATCATCAACATCCTCAAGCTTGATCACAAACTGAGGGTTTGAGGAGAACGTTGCTGAAGAGAGAAAGTGACAAGacttaaaaaacacacatttatgtagtgatcatggccgtagccagggtTTGAAAAAATTACAGAGGTTCAGGGTGGGGTgttaagagttaacaaatgctatcccaggtgaaaaaagtgcacttaaataaacactttttaagtacacgtagtaaatgtactttttcgTGCACTCATTTTATGGCTTATATATCACATGTGTTTTTGGTActtcttaaaattaagttaagaacatctaagtgttattttgagacatcatttatttcaataaaaatctaGTTGGTACTGATATTCTTACTTTTTCAGGTAAACTGAAGTACTGCTCAAGTAgaactttacttttaataagtatatttgtagcataactttacataacttacaaatgtacttgctagtatttaagtggtttaaaaacattaaagcatactttatttttacctgagATCTAAAATATTCTGTCTTAACCTTTTTACACTTTGGGTACACACTCTGTTTTTGGGGATGGACTTGGACTGCTGGATTATTTATCACTTTTTCATGCGACAAtgattatttttgtgattttttttaataagcaatatatTATATAGCAAAAACGttacaagattttaaacaagaacTTGTTTAGTGCTCTTATTGTTTTCAGCACGACTGTGTTAAAGGTTATCttctaaattaaatgaaataacagaattcttaatgcttatgttttgttgagattagctttaccgtttTACGCTAACATTCttggcatattttatttaaacccaaTTCTTCTACATCTTTATACcagagttattttctgtttttcgaTAGTGTTGTTAATACTGTTGATACTCTTACAGACACAATTATGATGATCATCGCGCTGAATGATGCGTCTTATTTGATAACGTTCAGTTTCCATGTTGCTAGATATTAGTacgaaaaacaagcaaaagtaattggccttaaaaaacaaactttgtccaaaccttgtatttcagaaataaatcagagaAATCGCCAATACTAACCTACACATAACAATCACTTTATAGATAATGTCAAAGTGTCACATTGATAGCTAAAACACTAAAGATGATTTTTAACAATGGGATCTGCCAACACAGCTAATTCTGTACCCGCGCCGTTGCAGTAATCTTCCAAtcattttacactaaactatacagtaaactgtccaaacttaattatatatgcagattcattttcaaaaactaattagtcattcagagaacttcaaattttatttttttatatgaaaatattaccgaggtccggacctctGTGACCTCATAGCTACGgccatgcactgaaaaaaatgattcattgaatttaattaatttttttaaggtaagtggttgcaatcaatttatttaagctacatttaaacaaaagttttatattttattttatgttactaatcttttttgtttaaatgtagcttaaataaattgattgcaactgcttaccttaaaaaaattgattcaattcaattaatcatttttttcagtgtggttgTGATGTGATTTTATAATTGGTTTAAGTTACCTCTATTGTTAATGCAGCCTCCTGCGGTGGATCCTGGTCTCCAGTTGCCGTCAAACTGGCAGTAGTTCCAGTGCCTCACCTTTTCACTGGTCAAAGTGTCTGGAGTCAGATTACAAATCTCCAGCCTTGAGAAATGCCGTACAAAGTCTGAATATGCCATCCTGACAGGAAGAGAAAGATGTATGAAAGTTATATTTGCAAAAAGTTAATGATGACAAACCAAATGTAATATGTATATGTGTTTGATATTTTGGCCTCAAAACCACAAAAAGCTTCTTCTGTGTTCTTAAGCTGcatttttgatatttaaaaaaatatttcgaATGTTGctaaaaaagtttaaatcgcCCTTACTAGCGGAAGATAATTGGTATGCATAGTCACTAATATGTCCAaaacaatatgtaaaaaaattcccGGCTTGTATAATGCATCCACCGAGATTTTTCCGTTTGCATTGGATGCTTACTGATTGACTGTCGATAAGCAACAACTTCACCTAATTCAATACGTACTCTCTCAGTATGTGATTTCGGATCCAAGGGGCgagtgtgttttttttagctGTTCAGTTGAAAGTTTTCTTACCAGAATTCTCCATCCTCAGCTGAATAATTCAGTTTAGATTTCACCTCCGGTCGGACATTTTTCCACTCACTGGAGCTAAAAAAGagatttttataaaagttttcaGTAATGATTCAGGAATACGTGTGAGGAATAAACCAAGATAAAATATATTTGACTTTTGTCAGATATTCAGCCTCGGAaatctttaataaattattaaagttGATATACATAATTGATTTCAGTTAAAAATTTGTTAAGTAAATCAGAAAAATCAGTGTTCAAAACTGTTTCCTTACCTTCGCAATGATAAggttataataatgatttttaaTTTGAGCTTCTGGGTTGGATTTTGCGGGAAAAATAACTTATTGAAACAGAAAGTGGACCCAGTATTGCATGTGTGTGCTGCCATGATAAAGAGTTTCTATTGGCGAATAGCAGCTGTCTACAAAGTACAAAATGACCATGATTACTCAATCTAAATGCTTCACTCTTTTAATTgctacaaaaaatatatatttataaacagggccagattaacactttgttataccctgggcaacaatattcaagggccccatcatcacgacccaggatcaccataatatggtcatatacagaatatattactgtaatatacagtaaatatactcaatacttcaaattcaaactgtcatcaggtgtattttgatttacaaatatttaaatgctcaTACAAAGGCACTACCATTGTCttaatgaaaataggcttttacttaattattattacaagaccatcatatagcctaatattagacacccaaaccaaagtgaagaaaatgatctttaatttGCAATTGAGAATTAGATTTTCCtcagtaaaattataaaaaaacaatgcaatacaatacacaataattaatgtacaaaatgaactgtgtgggaatagtaagtcgcattatatattttcttgtattacattaggtatgttgctaactccgctgtcgcggctgacTCAAGATTTCCTCAGGCGGCGCGCGGtgttgtggaaaataatgcttctgttggtttgttgatggcgagtttttattgttaacatCACCGGAAGAAGCATAGGTACCTTTTTGTTTTCAGTCACCACCTTTCATGTTTAACTACTGGCCGTGCGAACTCGCCAAAGTCTGTCGTTTGTAAAATCGTCTTTGCTTTTGCTGAAGTTGAGTAaagacattcttgaaattgtaaatacatttagtttaattgctacaAGTGAATGAAAttaagagttttgttgcaaaacgagataatccatttttttacatttttgtcaaaacatgtttattattatgttatcatgttattattttgttttatggtgccacttagctgtattttttaagttatgaaagtttaaatcaaaacaaaccaactgcagttgaattgaaattaattggaatgcacaacctaaaaacgagatttctgaacaattaaaaaaaaaacggtggttatcttgttttgcaacgaaactcttatACATTCAAACGACGACCACGGGAGTTTTACCTCCACCAAAATCTGCTTGAATGGACAAAGAATGTGAAGCAGCCGTATAGCCATGTAGTAGATGTCTGTAAATATAGACTGAAtaagtgttattttgtgtaattagtggtttgtttttttatatatcggACTTTTCAGAAGTGGAATATGTAGAGGAAAGAATCGCCTAGAGTTCGGTCATTTTCGGATGTGGAGCCGCGCGCacagttacaaaaaaatgccaTGCACACCTCCACGTGAAATGGGGTCTCAGGCACCCAACGCGCACGACCGCCCACTCCGCGTTGAAGTCATTTTTGCTGCGCACCAACGCGCCAGTGCGGACGCGGCGAGTATAAACATAGCTTAAGAGTAACTAAGTCCATACAACTAGCAGCAAATACAATCTACAAAGATTTCAAAGACTTTGACGCACAATGTGCCATTTTTTAACAGTGAAAACTTCAGTGACTGCGTTCCCATTTCATGCAGCCTTTGCAGGACGCACCCTTCGAATTTGTATGCAGCTTTTAAAGGTGGACTGAAACAAATTAACTGCCTGCTGTgttcagttttcagaaaagcccattttaatacatttatactcATCCACTTGGAATCTATTTAGGCTTTTGTGGCTGAATATCTAACCAAGAAGTCAGAAATAAACTCACTTATCACTCCATGCACCCGTCCACTCAATCCGACCCCACGGGTTCCTTAGACGCACCAGCTGCACCGGACGCCCCAGGTAGTTAACCTGAATTTAAAAGGGGAACCAGGAGCACTCCTTCCAGTTATACTTCATATTTCaacattttagtaagttttacCATAGCTTTACAAACATTATCTCACCTCCTCTGCACCAGTGACAGAGTATGCATGTCCTTTTACCAGCTTTAGGCTAGTCTCTGCCTCTATTTGATTTGCATTGGTAGCCTAGAAAACAGGACAAATAATACTAGTTTGAGTTGTTTTCAGCAGAATAaaatggtttatatttaataaaagttaTGTTGTCATTGCCTTTATGCTATGGTAATATAAACCCAGTACAAGTCAATTATAAATACTCACATCAATGGAGCAGGCAAGCAGGGAGCCCAACCCAAGTGCTTTCTGAATGATCTTAAACAGATGTGGAGGTGCTTTACTCAGCTCATAGTGCTCAGCAATACCTCCAGTAAAGTCCTTAAAACCCTCAATGCTGAGGCCACCATCCAGAGCTTCATACGAGCCATGGAGCCTACAAAATATATTGAAATGAATGCATTTGTCAAGCTCTTATTCAAAGCGCTTAACCAAAGATATACCGTTATCTTACTGCTCAAATCACTACTTTAgtaatacattttgtgaatttatgtttatataaactagaaaatacattaaaaataaatattatttcaaatagtagattttttttgtatttttctatgcattttgaaatgtctgtttttacaaaatgccacagaaatttgaatgaatgtaagtgtgtgtgcatgcgtgcgtgcatgcgcgTGTGTGGGTGCGTGTCTGACTttgtctttctgtgtgtgtctttatgtgtgtgtaagttttactgtatctttgtgtgtgtgagtctgtgtttgtTGGTGCGTGTGTGCGTGAGCATTTCACATCTTTgcatctgtgtttttttttgccaaattctataaaaaatgctctctgtggcagtcataactttgtgtgtttgtgtgattgagcatgtcttttctaTGTTGCATTTGTGCTGTAGTACTAGGCCTACCTTTCTGTGttaacctttttttttagatttattctggatgcattgattatcaattggggtcatttttacccccaagggactatttaagttaaaaaaaaacgtacACCTCATTAAaacgaccgaatcaagcccTGTTTTTCATATGAATCTTaacagataatctggaaaagtaaaaaaaaatcttattccactgatatgaagggaaccatgtttttaacttaagaaaagtggcttgggggtaagATTGACCCCAAAGGTCTTATTAGGGTTAATGACTccaatattttttattctaaataaacacataacCTTTACATCTTCTATATTTCATACACACACTCACTTTGCATAGGCCTTCTCCAGCAGGGCGCTCCAGAACTCTGAACGCTCTGCTGAATGAACAAACAGCAGCCGTCCATGTCTGGTAGGCAGACGATCATCAATGACAACATCCACCCATTCACCATACTGCCAGAACTACAAAGAGCAGATCGGACCCTCTTTTATTGTCAGACATGTTTTGAATCAAACTCATAAAATACAATTAGGTTTTACCATTTTTATATGTGATGTGACCCCGCCAGTTTAAAGTCGCAAAatccaattttttaatatttagggTGTCAAAGTAGTCATGActgtaaaataacaaatatgtgatacatgtttattataataaattatatattataaactAAAGCTTCGAGATACAATACTGAAACTTTTGTTATTACATGAAgatactaaatttttttttttttattattttgtcaaaacattAATTTTGATCATCTCTGTGTTTACTTTAGGTACAGAAAGACAATGATTCCTGTTTTATTCGGTTCAGGAACCTATTTTCTATAATTGTGAAAGTGAAAACAGACCATCATTTCAAACCGCAcgaccctgctgaaaaaaacaattaaaccattacagaaaattctaatgggttccattaaaataccaataccattaaaaccactacactgtagtgtgtttgggccatattccattagaaccaataaaattgccaataaaacaaaaaaaacatttgtattgtttttttcagcaggggagTGACAGTCAGGTCAGTGCCGGACATATCTCTGGattcaaaatgcaataaaataccTAAAAGCCACACTAAGCTTTTAactattttaatgtaaatatcTTATAAATGGTAGGTTGCAGATTTATGGACCTCACTGAATGTTCATGACAAATCTGACCTGAAAGTGAAAGATGCCGGCGTATCCGTCTGAAAAGCTCTGACCAGGCAGGACTACACGCTCCAAAACATCGTGGTTTAGAGTCAAAGAGGCAATGGCTGCCATAAGCCAACAGTCACCTGCACAGAGATCATAAGTCTTGAGACTTCTTATTTGGTTATACAGTACTTAAATAATGCAGTCACTAACAGTACATTCAGTCATTTAGGAGCATTATGGGCTTAGCATGCTGATGAAGTATCAACATACAGTAGGTTTTCTTGCTGAAGGATACACTGGTTGTAGTTCATGAATAAACCTATGTTTGAACCTAAAACCTTTGAGTTAACGACCTAACCACTAAGCCACATTCCCCCAATAACTCAATGTGTTTTTCCACAACATTTTTGCTTGGGCAGCATGCACGACCCTCACACTTATTTGCAACATTCTAGCATCTTCCAAAACACCCTATTTACAGGGTTCATACGGTCCTGGAAAACCTGGAAAAGTTATGGaattttaaatcttaattttccaGGACTGGAAAAGTGCTGAAAAACCAAATAAACCCAGAATGTTATGGAAAAGTCATGGAATTTTTCCAAAGAACACATTTAAagtacagtaaaatataaaatagtagcctgacgttgtcatactcaattctagtcagaatttgagtctgataccgctccattgagctaaaattatgaggcgtgtctcaaccgaaaaatgcctctccactcaattggatagacctatgaccaatcagagcaacggagtgtgtgacgtatgttgaaatgtcgtcttttgcagcctgaccaaACTGCTAGTAATTTTGCTACAATGATACTAAcatcattgtgattatactaagtctgagttagcgaacgtacatcaacacctactagtttacaacatttcatttatatcacaacattaagtatttactaagtcatacagtaagactatctcttaccatttgtacgttagttgaacttcatccacgacgatagctacccattacgttggcttgaaaaatatcggagcctagcatgttcCTCCACTTATACAGCagtcacgattccgggcttccgaaaagaagctggcaacgaccgctaattatatccatctcgtcgtgcacgccgagttgcatcgacGTGATaaccatttcagttgcttctttaactctgtcctccataagtgcgacaaacttttgccgaatgcgtaggaaggacggcaaaaacataaacaaatgccttgctcgcgtttctctgttcctctttttaaatcaatgctctgtcgatatcatTTCAGACTCAATGTCAAAAtccacacatctcaattctccagCGGCAGATTCAACACagccccagaccgatcttcccgtttttcaaaatgtggtgggcggggctaagatcggctggcacccaggctaataAAATAGTACAGTAAAAATTATGTTCATTTTAATCAGGTGATCTTGCGATCAGACACGTCGAGGGAATGCTCGCTCGGGGCTACCAAAGCAAAATGCCCTGCTCGTTATCTTGACTCGTagagagaacaaaatacatttaaatgcttTTGCATTCTTTCACAGATTTGGTTGGGTAATTATGGTGTATGTAATCCAGGCATCGGGTATTTGAGTCGAGTTTAAACACGCCCTCAggtttactttcactttcgctTGAAGCCAGCAGGCAAGTCGGGAACTGTACTGAAAGCAAGCATCTGGACctatagacgggttgcacggtgacgtcattaactggttgcgcgtgcaaccgagaggcagaaagaagagacgtgcattgtgttgtaggctagtagcggtgtctgtaagtcaaaatgccaaggagttgttgcgtggaaaatagtacgAACAGAGTCGGTGCTGGGTGCCAGATGTTAACATGCCAGTAGATGCGACGTATACGTTACTAGCCTTagattataattcatacatgtatcacagtaacactgcaaaaataaagacagaaaaacagatccaactaaaatcaagttttatttatatacaaacaataaagaacgcttcaataattaaggttgttgcggATCAGCTCTTCTGTCTCCTGGATGCGCGTgcaccctgtaatgtttgtaaacttgcaacccgTGTATAGCGCAAAATTTCCTCCCAGTCATTTATATCCTCTCAGTAAAACATGAAATGTGCTTTTCTTAATTTGGCCAAAACTTTTTCTGTGTATCAgcaaatttaataatttttggaAAAAATCTTATATTGACACGTATGAGAAAATATAATGTTTCAAAAACTCAGCAATACATCGTgggcacacacaaacacacacgcacacacacgcgtggtggggacattccatagacgtaatggtttttatgctctacaaaatgtatattctattcccttcccctaaccccaaccatcacagaaaactttctgctactTTAGAttttcattctgtttgatttataagcttgtttcctcatatCTTTGTGGGAACATTAGTCCCCACaatgtgataattaccaggtacacacacacacacacacacacacacacacacacacacacacacacacacacacacacacacacacacacacacacacacacacacacacacacacacacacacacacacacacacacacacactaatatGCTGTTAAACTCCATACAACTCATTGTGCAAGTCAGAAACTAAGcttttgtttttgcacaggcctatctaaagggttaatggtgccacctGGTGATCAACActcaaaatgacaaattttacctctttgcaaCAGGAAAAACCACtaacaatcaagaatgcatgattatatgatgtcatggctttgcaataaaaaaatcgttataatggaagtaaaatcgggcaaaaacagccacgaaCAGTAAATAAGAGAAAATCGGACGCTACACAAAAACtaacaatgcatcaaagccaatgtttttactaatctttgacatgcccaagactgtgataaAAGGTATAAAAACAcgccacaatcactttttatattgaaaatcagtcgttttgtgtgtgtttctccaaatcagtgacatcatttattaacttggcaattaaagagttaaaatccaggaatttttgtaaacatttagtaGTTCTGATTTAggactgaggttgattaac is a genomic window containing:
- the LOC129453430 gene encoding calpain-2 catalytic subunit-like; protein product: MSSTAKFLAKRQDREKGIGTNKKPIPFHKQDYQSLKARYTFGLKRQCLERKTLFCDPTFPAAPGSLGYEKLGPNSQKAQGVEWKRPKELCANPQFIVDGAKRTDICQGALGDCWLMAAIASLTLNHDVLERVVLPGQSFSDGYAGIFHFQFWQYGEWVDVVIDDRLPTRHGRLLFVHSAERSEFWSALLEKAYAKLHGSYEALDGGLSIEGFKDFTGGIAEHYELSKAPPHLFKIIQKALGLGSLLACSIDATNANQIEAETSLKLVKGHAYSVTGAEEVNYLGRPVQLVRLRNPWGRIEWTGAWSDNSSEWKNVRPEVKSKLNYSAEDGEFWMAYSDFVRHFSRLEICNLTPDTLTSEKVRHWNYCQFDGNWRPGSTAGGCINNRATFSSNPQFVIKLEDVDDDPYDGEDGCTLLVGLMQKDGRKDRRIGRALNTIGFAIYEVPDEYKGRSNVHLGSDVLLRRSPLPGSNKFISMREISGRFKLPPGEYVIIPSTFEPNRQGSFILRVFTEKKAAASPMDDNITANIKKDRITDNDVDTNYKQLFVQFAGNDSEVSVKELQQMLNNFVSKRTDIKSDGFSRETCYHIIDLLDKNGSGKLGLMEFHKLWIKIQRYLEIFKKHDTDKSGTMNSYEMRDALKDAGFQVNGEVLQVTISHYGNKQQAIDFDNFVGCLIHLEMLFKTFQLFDNNTGKIELDILQWLCLSLN